A window of the Aeromicrobium phoceense genome harbors these coding sequences:
- a CDS encoding biotin/lipoyl-binding protein — protein MIHVSRRLGVAAVAAATVVGVGLFAASSTAGEDRYRTVAATRGDVEQIVSYDGTIAASQRSDLVFATDGTVRKVAVEVGDEVEAGDVLATLDASDLNAAVIEARADLADAEAYLDDVEDGQIDTVTRASGGGGSATESSATDAGTVTPALYTESSSSPMTFASTSDRLKDALAELAAEQETVKSAQSAATDAITAAKAALAAQQAACEEEDPATATAISQECQDALTAVQEAQDVVAEQQDALQSALEALGSTLGDAVKQLEKDAGSADASGGSADTKDETKEQDSGKAAGQDRDSGGTTGQTPGQGAQPDAGSSGSGSGSGSSSGTTATAADLASAQADVDTAEAALTSAKTDLAAATLTAPFDGTVMSVGIAAGDEVSTSDAALVLIGEGDTTATVSVPVDDLAAIEVGQAATVTPGSATAARGTVSAVGLVPEASDEQASTTTYSVTVTLDDDLAAPEGSAAVVAIVTGTASDVVTVPASAVTRRTATQGSVLVLADGEVERRQVTLGTMGATSAAVTEGVDKGEQVVVADLEAALPSSDEASTRSLTGGGRGGPPSGGGMGGGRPPG, from the coding sequence GTGATCCACGTCAGCAGGCGCCTGGGCGTCGCCGCGGTCGCGGCCGCCACGGTCGTGGGCGTGGGGCTGTTCGCTGCCTCCTCGACCGCAGGGGAGGACCGCTACCGGACCGTCGCGGCCACGCGCGGCGACGTCGAGCAGATCGTGTCGTACGACGGCACGATCGCCGCGTCGCAGCGGTCCGATCTCGTGTTCGCGACCGACGGCACGGTGAGGAAGGTGGCGGTGGAGGTCGGCGACGAGGTCGAGGCGGGCGACGTGCTCGCCACGCTCGACGCGAGCGACCTGAATGCGGCCGTCATCGAGGCGCGGGCCGACCTGGCCGACGCCGAGGCCTACCTGGACGACGTCGAGGACGGCCAGATCGACACGGTCACCCGGGCATCCGGCGGGGGCGGGAGCGCGACGGAGTCGTCGGCCACGGACGCCGGCACGGTGACCCCGGCGCTCTACACGGAGTCGTCCTCGTCGCCCATGACCTTCGCCTCGACCAGCGACAGGCTGAAGGACGCGCTCGCCGAGCTGGCCGCTGAGCAGGAGACGGTGAAGTCGGCCCAGAGCGCCGCCACCGATGCCATCACCGCGGCGAAGGCGGCACTCGCGGCGCAGCAGGCCGCCTGCGAGGAGGAGGACCCCGCGACCGCGACGGCGATCTCGCAGGAGTGCCAGGACGCGCTCACCGCCGTGCAGGAGGCGCAGGACGTCGTCGCGGAGCAACAGGATGCGCTGCAGTCCGCGCTGGAGGCCCTCGGCTCGACCTTGGGTGACGCCGTGAAGCAACTGGAGAAGGACGCCGGCTCGGCCGATGCCTCCGGAGGCAGCGCTGACACGAAGGACGAGACGAAGGAGCAGGACTCCGGGAAGGCCGCGGGCCAGGACCGGGACTCCGGCGGCACCACCGGCCAGACGCCGGGTCAGGGCGCCCAGCCCGACGCGGGGAGCTCAGGCTCCGGCTCCGGGTCGGGGAGCTCGTCGGGCACCACCGCGACCGCCGCGGACCTCGCCTCGGCGCAGGCCGATGTCGACACGGCCGAGGCCGCGCTGACCTCCGCCAAGACCGACCTCGCGGCGGCGACCCTGACCGCCCCGTTCGACGGCACGGTCATGTCCGTCGGCATCGCTGCCGGTGACGAGGTCTCCACGTCTGACGCCGCTCTCGTACTGATCGGCGAGGGCGACACCACGGCGACCGTCAGCGTTCCCGTCGACGACCTCGCCGCGATCGAGGTCGGGCAGGCCGCCACCGTCACGCCAGGATCGGCCACCGCCGCGCGCGGCACGGTCTCGGCCGTCGGCCTGGTGCCGGAGGCGTCGGACGAGCAGGCGTCCACGACCACGTACAGCGTCACGGTCACGCTCGACGACGACCTCGCGGCGCCCGAGGGCTCGGCGGCAGTCGTCGCGATCGTCACGGGGACGGCGTCGGACGTCGTCACCGTGCCTGCCTCGGCGGTGACCCGCCGGACGGCGACCCAGGGCAGCGTCCTGGTGCTGGCCGACGGCGAGGTCGAGCGGCGGCAGGTCACGCTGGGGACGATGGGGGCCACCTCCGCCGCCGTCACCGAGGGTGTCGACAAGGGCGAGCAGGTCGTGGTCGCGGATCTCGAGGCCGCGCTCCCGAGCAGTGACGAGGCGAGCACCCGCTCGCTCACGGGCGGCGGGCGTGGAGGCCCACCGTCGGGAGGAGGGATGGGCGGCGGTCGCCCGCCCGGCTGA
- a CDS encoding ABC transporter permease, translated as MNWAETFRTGLEAVRAHALRSALTMLGIIIGVSSVILTVGLGQGAQDEVAEQIDSLGSNLLVVAPGSSTSEGQRGGFGSATTLTLSDAVAIADETVVPDVRAVAPATSSSVSLVNGTTNWTTSLVGTTPSWASVRNREIASGRFFTAAEAESGAKVMVIGPDTATELFAVGSPVGQKVTVNGSAFTVIGVLESSGGSSSETSQDDTAVVPLAAAAAATGSTGTTLSSVYVEAASADRLSAAYQEIEALMTNLHGITGDDEADFTITSQAALLETANSTNRTLTVLLGGVAAISLLVGGIGVMNIMLVSVTERIREIGLRKALGATPSVIGRQFLVEASILGLAGGLAGVALGLVGAWALPPLIDQPVSVSAVATALALATSLALGLGFGVYPASRAARLTPIEALRSE; from the coding sequence ATGAACTGGGCCGAGACGTTCCGCACCGGCCTCGAGGCCGTCCGCGCCCACGCCCTGCGATCGGCGCTGACGATGCTCGGCATCATCATCGGCGTCTCGTCGGTGATCCTGACCGTCGGCCTGGGCCAGGGGGCGCAGGACGAGGTCGCCGAGCAGATCGACTCGCTCGGCAGCAACCTGCTGGTGGTCGCGCCCGGCAGCTCCACCAGCGAGGGGCAGCGGGGCGGCTTCGGGTCGGCGACGACGCTGACGCTCTCCGACGCGGTCGCGATCGCCGACGAGACGGTCGTGCCCGACGTCCGGGCCGTGGCGCCCGCCACCTCCTCGTCGGTGTCTCTCGTCAACGGCACGACCAACTGGACGACCTCGCTGGTGGGCACGACGCCGTCGTGGGCGTCGGTGCGCAACCGCGAGATCGCGTCCGGCCGCTTCTTCACCGCGGCCGAGGCGGAGTCCGGCGCCAAAGTCATGGTCATCGGGCCCGACACGGCCACCGAGCTCTTCGCCGTCGGGTCGCCCGTCGGCCAGAAGGTGACGGTCAACGGGTCGGCGTTCACCGTGATCGGGGTGCTGGAGTCTTCGGGCGGCTCCTCCTCCGAGACGAGCCAGGACGACACCGCGGTGGTGCCCCTGGCGGCCGCCGCCGCCGCGACCGGATCTACCGGCACGACGCTCTCCTCGGTCTACGTGGAGGCCGCGTCCGCGGACCGGCTCTCGGCGGCCTACCAGGAGATCGAGGCGCTGATGACGAACCTGCACGGCATCACCGGCGACGACGAGGCCGACTTCACGATCACGAGCCAGGCGGCACTGCTGGAGACGGCGAACTCGACGAATCGGACCCTGACAGTCCTGCTCGGCGGCGTCGCGGCCATCTCGCTGCTCGTCGGCGGCATCGGCGTCATGAACATCATGCTCGTCTCGGTGACCGAGCGGATCCGCGAGATCGGCCTGCGCAAGGCCCTCGGCGCGACGCCGTCGGTGATCGGTCGCCAGTTCCTCGTCGAGGCTTCCATCCTCGGCCTCGCGGGCGGCCTCGCCGGCGTCGCCCTGGGCCTGGTCGGCGCGTGGGCCCTGCCTCCGCTGATCGACCAGCCCGTGTCCGTCTCCGCGGTCGCCACGGCGCTGGCGCTCGCGACCTCCCTGGCCCTCGGCCTCGGCTTCGGGGTCTACCCCGCCAGCCGCGCCGCCCGGCTCACCCCCATCGAAGCCCTCCGAAGCGAATGA
- a CDS encoding ATP-binding cassette domain-containing protein, whose protein sequence is MSALLSLRDVRKVYATGALEVAALDGVTLDIEEGEYVAIVGPSGSGKSTLMNILGCLDVPTHGSYRLAGEDVSTLDEVRLADVRNRLIGFVFQQFNLLPSLPAWRNVELPLVYAGVGRDERRERSVAALARVGLGDRADHRPGELSGGQQQRVAVARALVTDPAMVLADEPTGNLDSRSTADVLALLDELSGMGRTIVLITHEHDVAERADRQVVVRDGRVVESSVRSLA, encoded by the coding sequence GTGAGCGCGCTGCTCTCCTTGCGCGACGTGCGCAAGGTGTACGCCACTGGCGCTCTCGAGGTGGCCGCGTTGGACGGCGTGACGCTCGACATCGAGGAGGGGGAGTACGTCGCGATCGTCGGGCCATCCGGCTCGGGCAAGTCGACGCTCATGAACATCCTCGGCTGCCTCGACGTGCCCACCCACGGGTCCTACCGGCTCGCCGGCGAGGACGTCTCTACGCTGGACGAGGTCCGCCTGGCGGACGTCCGCAACCGCCTCATCGGCTTCGTGTTCCAGCAGTTCAACCTGCTGCCGAGCCTGCCCGCGTGGCGCAACGTGGAGCTTCCGCTCGTCTATGCCGGGGTCGGCCGCGACGAGCGCCGCGAGCGCTCGGTCGCCGCGCTGGCCCGCGTCGGGCTGGGCGACCGCGCCGACCACCGCCCGGGCGAGCTCTCCGGCGGCCAGCAGCAACGCGTCGCCGTGGCGCGGGCGCTGGTGACCGACCCGGCGATGGTGCTGGCTGACGAGCCCACGGGCAACCTCGACTCGAGGTCCACGGCGGACGTCCTGGCGCTCCTCGACGAGCTGTCGGGAATGGGCCGCACGATCGTCCTCATCACGCACGAGCACGACGTGGCCGAGCGCGCCGACCGTCAGGTCGTCGTGCGGGACGGCCGCGTGGTCGAGTCCTCGGTCCGGAGCCTCGCATGA
- a CDS encoding efflux RND transporter periplasmic adaptor subunit: MGTIARVLGTRRRRLMAVTVVVVVAAAAWYVGRSDADGATGTTATTEATVSTVQDTVTGSGTLAARRSSTLTFGSAGSVTKVAVAEGDTVRRGEMLASIDTSALEAALASARAQLTAAETTAANDGSETLAQQAANAARVDSATADVAEAQDALDAATLTAPFSGLVASVGYEKGDRVGSSGGGSASGATGAATTSADTSGITVITPRRFVLTADVSASDVERIAKGMQAEITPTGATAPVFGTVQSVGRVAQTGTDGTATFPVTVALTGEQEDLYAGTSADVSIIVESRDDVLTVPTAAVTTEGDTTYVTKVADGTATRTEVEIGDTFGMTTEIVSGLSEGDTVRYEQTTRRPGGGSAGQGGMPGGGTGGFPGGGMPGGAAPAMPGGDQ, translated from the coding sequence ATGGGAACGATCGCGAGAGTGCTGGGAACCCGCCGCCGGCGGCTCATGGCGGTGACCGTCGTCGTGGTGGTCGCGGCGGCGGCTTGGTACGTCGGGCGCTCGGACGCCGACGGGGCGACCGGCACGACCGCGACCACCGAAGCGACCGTCTCGACCGTGCAGGACACCGTGACCGGGTCAGGCACTCTCGCCGCGCGCCGCTCCTCCACGCTGACGTTCGGGTCGGCCGGGAGCGTCACGAAGGTCGCGGTCGCCGAGGGCGACACGGTCCGCCGGGGCGAGATGCTCGCGTCGATCGACACGTCGGCGCTGGAGGCGGCCCTGGCCTCGGCCCGGGCCCAGTTGACGGCGGCTGAGACGACTGCCGCGAACGACGGCAGCGAGACCTTGGCCCAGCAGGCCGCGAACGCGGCGCGGGTGGACAGCGCGACGGCCGACGTCGCCGAGGCGCAGGACGCACTGGACGCGGCGACGCTGACGGCTCCCTTCTCGGGCCTGGTCGCCTCGGTCGGCTACGAGAAGGGCGACCGGGTGGGCTCGTCCGGTGGCGGTTCCGCCTCGGGCGCGACAGGCGCGGCCACGACCTCCGCCGACACCTCGGGCATCACCGTGATCACGCCGCGGCGCTTCGTCCTGACCGCCGACGTCTCGGCCAGCGACGTCGAGCGCATCGCGAAGGGCATGCAGGCCGAGATCACCCCGACGGGCGCGACCGCCCCGGTCTTCGGCACGGTGCAGAGCGTGGGCCGGGTCGCCCAGACCGGCACCGACGGCACGGCGACGTTCCCCGTCACCGTCGCGCTGACGGGCGAGCAGGAGGACCTCTACGCGGGAACCTCGGCCGACGTCTCGATCATCGTGGAGTCCCGCGACGACGTCCTGACCGTCCCGACCGCCGCGGTCACCACCGAGGGCGACACGACGTACGTCACGAAGGTGGCCGACGGCACGGCGACCAGGACCGAGGTCGAGATCGGCGACACCTTCGGCATGACCACCGAGATCGTCTCCGGGCTCAGTGAGGGCGACACCGTCCGGTACGAGCAGACGACCCGCCGGCCCGGCGGCGGCAGCGCAGGCCAGGGCGGGATGCCCGGCGGCGGCACCGGGGGCTTCCCCGGTGGCGGGATGCCCGGCGGCGCTGCCCCGGCCATGCCCGGAGGCGACCAGTGA
- a CDS encoding cellulose-binding protein translates to MTESTADFRIVLRGFDPAQVQARVNELEGEIEHLRERPDSAPAPEERPQEPASFEHLGERMVQVLALAREEAAELRGSAEAEVQAARAAAHEEIARLREEAQVHAEATRADAEAEATRTVEDARSTAADLLDTAEREVATRRHEAETLVERQRAKAAAANADFEVAMAARRDAAEQQFNDAEAEHRSRLDEIERRVSEQRAAAEAERADAEREARRLIEDAQARANGLVHDAKSTADRIRAESEREVAAAMQRRDSINDQLANLRQMLSTLTGGPATSRDDATT, encoded by the coding sequence ATGACCGAATCCACCGCCGACTTCCGCATCGTGCTGCGCGGTTTCGACCCCGCCCAGGTCCAGGCCCGCGTCAACGAGCTGGAGGGCGAGATCGAGCACCTCCGCGAACGTCCCGACAGCGCTCCGGCGCCGGAGGAGCGCCCGCAGGAGCCCGCGTCGTTCGAGCACCTCGGCGAGCGGATGGTCCAGGTCCTGGCCCTCGCCCGCGAGGAGGCCGCCGAGCTGCGCGGGTCTGCCGAGGCGGAGGTGCAGGCCGCGCGCGCGGCCGCCCACGAGGAGATCGCCCGCCTCCGCGAGGAGGCGCAGGTCCATGCCGAGGCCACCCGGGCCGACGCCGAGGCCGAGGCGACCCGCACCGTGGAGGACGCCAGGAGCACCGCCGCCGACCTGCTCGACACCGCCGAGCGCGAGGTCGCCACCCGGCGCCACGAGGCCGAGACCCTCGTCGAACGCCAGCGCGCGAAGGCCGCCGCGGCGAACGCCGACTTCGAGGTGGCCATGGCGGCCCGGCGTGACGCCGCGGAGCAGCAGTTCAACGACGCCGAGGCCGAGCACCGGTCCCGGCTCGACGAGATCGAGCGCCGGGTCAGCGAGCAGCGCGCCGCCGCCGAGGCCGAGCGGGCCGACGCCGAGCGCGAGGCCCGACGCCTGATCGAGGACGCCCAGGCCCGCGCGAACGGCCTCGTCCACGACGCGAAGTCCACGGCCGACCGCATCCGGGCCGAGTCGGAACGAGAAGTTGCCGCCGCGATGCAACGACGCGACAGCATCAACGACCAGCTGGCCAACCTGCGCCAGATGCTGAGCACCCTCACCGGGGGCCCGGCGACCTCCAGGGACGACGCCACGACGTGA
- a CDS encoding DivIVA domain-containing protein, producing MSSPTSSFRTVMRGYDPAEVDAHIATLKEHAKALRQQIAEVEERLASVTEPNFSHLGARVGQILSLAEEESATLRKATAKEIEKQRTDAADAVRRLRKEADAYDVATRREADEYAGATRREADDYAEATRAEAQAEADQVRKQALDEAAKVTQAAQAELDRITAEHQRAVADFEKDLAARRADAEAKRVEAERTERERTDEAHRQAISIVEKAKAEAERVRLESEREVAEIERRRESINAQLTNVRRALAGLTGEEAQGEQGALFEASNDRA from the coding sequence ATGAGCAGCCCCACTTCCTCCTTCCGGACCGTCATGCGCGGGTACGATCCCGCCGAGGTCGACGCCCACATCGCCACGCTCAAGGAGCACGCGAAAGCCCTGCGCCAGCAGATCGCCGAGGTCGAGGAGCGGCTGGCCTCGGTCACCGAGCCCAACTTCTCCCACCTGGGCGCGCGCGTGGGCCAGATCCTGAGCCTCGCCGAGGAGGAGTCGGCCACGCTGCGCAAGGCCACGGCCAAGGAGATCGAGAAGCAGCGCACCGACGCCGCCGACGCCGTGCGCCGGCTCCGCAAGGAGGCCGACGCCTACGACGTCGCCACGCGCCGCGAGGCCGACGAGTACGCCGGCGCCACCCGCCGTGAGGCCGACGACTACGCCGAGGCCACCCGCGCCGAGGCGCAGGCCGAGGCCGACCAGGTGCGCAAGCAGGCCCTCGACGAGGCCGCGAAGGTCACGCAGGCCGCGCAGGCCGAGCTCGACCGGATCACGGCCGAGCACCAGCGCGCCGTCGCCGACTTCGAGAAGGACCTCGCTGCTCGCCGGGCCGACGCCGAGGCCAAGCGGGTCGAGGCCGAGCGCACCGAGCGCGAGCGCACCGACGAGGCCCACCGCCAGGCGATCTCCATCGTCGAGAAGGCCAAGGCCGAGGCTGAGCGCGTCCGCCTCGAGTCCGAGCGCGAGGTCGCCGAGATCGAGCGCCGCCGCGAGAGCATCAACGCTCAGCTCACCAACGTGCGTCGTGCGCTGGCCGGTCTGACCGGCGAGGAGGCGCAGGGCGAGCAGGGCGCGCTCTTCGAGGCCTCGAACGACCGCGCCTGA